In a single window of the Thunnus maccoyii chromosome 7, fThuMac1.1, whole genome shotgun sequence genome:
- the adcyap1r1b gene encoding pituitary adenylate cyclase-activating polypeptide type I receptor has product MSTAVISPLILALFFLLPLVSGQQVPINCVIKREEEKCMEMMASDDPGNQGCPWMWDNLTCWQAAKFGEVVEVNCPELFQFTSEEDFELGKVTRNCTESGWSDMFPHYVDACLYEEGNSTHSGKYYVSVKALYTVGYSTSLVSLTTAMVILCRFRKLHCTRNFIHMNLFVSFILRAISVFIKDSVLYTKEDSEHCFIHTLECRAVMVFFHYCVLSNYFWLFIEGLYLFTLLVETFFPEKRYFYWYIIIGWGTPTVCVTIWAVLRLHFDDIGCWDMNDNAAIWWVIKGPVLASIMINFVLFIGIIVILVQKLQSPDIGGNESSIYLRLARSTLLLIPLFGIHYTVFAFSPENVSKRERLVFELGLGSFQGFVVAVLYCFLNGEYIPQGAIGDQEEMAQLDGEQVLCCGPEAPASFAGEQWGERGNATVHPQQEQLADPHVQPAGREPGHLSGAAGDATSNNAATASGPNAAKPTTPTLVPMTSLTNPFFNPYPNPYPEETMMETQLNSSDPEQPLV; this is encoded by the exons atgtctACTGCGGTTATCAGCCCACTGATCCTcgccctcttcttcctcctgccCCTG GTTTCCGGCCAGCAGGTCCCGATTAACTGTGTGAtcaagagagaggaggagaaatgcATGGAAATGATGGCCTCGGATGATCCTGGGAACCAGG GGTGTCCGTGGATGTGGGACAACCTGACGTGTTGGCAGGCTGCCAAGTTCGGTGAGGTGGTCGAGGTCAACTGTCCCGAACTCTTTCAGTTCACGAGTGAAGAAGACTTCG AGCTGGGGAAGGTGACTCGAAACTGCACTGAGTCCGGCTGGTCGGATATGTTTCCTCACTACGTTGACGCCTGTCTGTATGAAGAAGGAAACAGCACTCATTCG GGCAAGTACTATGTGTCAGTGAAGGCTCTGTACACTGTGGGCTACAGCACGTCTTTGGTGTCCCTCACCACAGCCATGGTCATCCTGTGCAGATTCAG GAAGCTGCACTGTACCAGGAACTTCATCCACATGAACCTATTTGTGTCATTCATCTTGAGAGCTATTTCTGTCTTCATCAAAGACAGCGTGCTGTACACCAAGGAGGACAGCGAGCACTGCTTCATACACACC CTGGAGTGTCGAGCAGTGATGGTGTTCTTCCATTACTGCGTCCTCTCGAACTACTTCTGGCTGTTCATCGAGGGTCTGTACCTCTTCACGTTGCTGGTGGAAACCTTCTTCCCTGAGAAGAGATACTTCTACTGGTACATCATCATCGGCTGGG GAACccccacagtgtgtgtgaccATCTGGGCGGTGCTGAGGCTGCACTTTGATGATATCGG CTGTTGGGACATGAATGACAACGCTGCCATCTGGTGGGTGATCAAGGGACCTGTGCTGGCTTCAATTATG aTCAACTTTGTGCTCTTCATTGGTATAATAGTCATCCTTGTCCAGAAGTTACAATCCCCGGATATCGGAGGAAATGAATCCAGCATTTACCT GAGGTTGGCTCGCTCCACTCTGCTGCTGATTCCTCTGTTTGGGATCCACTACACCGTGTTTGCCTTCTCTCCCGAGAACGTCAGCAAGAGAGAGCGTCTGGTGTTCGAGCTCGGCCTTGGATCCTTCCAG GGCTTCGTGGTGGCTGTCCTCTACTGCTTCTTGAACGGAGAG TATATCCCTCAAGGTGCAATCGGAGATCAAGAGGAAATGGCGCAGCTGGACGGTGAACAGGTACTTTGCTGTGGACCTGAAGCACCGGCATCCTTCGCTGGCGAGCAGTGGGGTGAACGGGGGAACGCAACTGTCCATCCTCAGCAAGAGCAGCTCGCAGATCCGCATGTCCAGCCTGCAGGCCGAGAACCCGGCCACCTGAGTGGTGCCGCCGGGGATGCCACGTCCAACAACGCCGCCACCGCTTCCGGACCTAACGCTGCCAAACCAACAACACCCACCCTCGTCCCGATGACCAGCCTCACCAACCCTTTCTTCAACCCATACCCCAACCCCTACCCAGAAGAAACCATGATGGAAACCCAACTCAACTCCAGCGACCCAGAACAGCCTCTAGTCTGA